Proteins from one Poecile atricapillus isolate bPoeAtr1 chromosome 6, bPoeAtr1.hap1, whole genome shotgun sequence genomic window:
- the HELLS gene encoding lymphoid-specific helicase isoform X2, with protein sequence MPARNSGSGGEPLGTEMGEQAEATVITPAMLKEEEQLEAAGLEQERQMLEKARTSWDRESSEMRYKRLQHLLEKSNIYSKFLLTKMEQQQLEEQKRKEKLEKKREMMLKSAKGQNSVDGKEEKSGAKKKRGREDGTYNISEIMSKEEILSVAKKSKVENQDESSTDNLHPEDLQKNGDSNSVIKDRLCQAVRHSAKQFLDPVRKFNGQPVPFQQPKIFTGGVMRWYQVEGMEWLRMLWENGINGILADEMGLGKTIQCIATIALMVERGVPGPFLVCGPLSTLPNWMSEFKRFTPEIPLMLYHGAQQERRKLVHKIHRRQGSLQIYPVVITSFEIAMRDRNALQSCYWKYLIVDEGHRIKNMNCRLIRELKRFNADNKLLLTGTPLQNNLAELWSLLNFLLPDVFDDLKSFESWFDITSITETAEDIIAKEREQNILHMLHQILTPFLLRRLKSDVALEVPPKREVVVYAPLAKKQETFYTAIVNRTIRKLLGNNEEEVVELSSTGRPKRRSRKVVDYCEEHNCSPDDLEKLISKMQEEVEQERPVVDMSIPMDSEVNLKLQNIMMLLRKCCNHPYLIEYPLDPATQQFKVDEDLVKNSGKFLLLDRMLPELKKRGHKVLLFSQMTMMLDILMDYCYLRNFKFSRLDGSMSYSEREENMHQFNVDPEVFLFLVSTRAGGLGINLTAADTVIIYDSDWNPQSDLQAQDRCHRIGQTKPVVVYRLVTANTIDQKIVERAAAKRKLEKLIIHKNQFKGGKSGLAQSKSCLDPQELIELLKSRDYEREIKGSKEKVISDKDLELLLDRSDLIDCRCQLFNS encoded by the exons ATGCCCGCCCGCAACTCGGGCAGCGGCGGCG AACCGCTGGGAACCGAGATGGGTGAACAGGCAGAGGCAACGGTGATCACGCCGGCCATGCTGaaggaagaggagcagctggaggcggcggggctggagcaggagcggCAGATGCTGGAGAAG GCTCGCACTTCTTGGGACAGGGAATCAAGTGAAATGCGCTATAAGAGGCTTCAACATCTGCTTGAGAAAAGCAACATCTATTCCAAATTCTTGTTAACCAAaatggaacagcagcagctagAG gaacagaagaggaaagagaagttagaaaaaaagagagagatgaTGTTAAAATCTGCCAAG GGTCAAAACTCAGTTGATGGCAAAGAGGAGAAATCTG GTGcaaaaaagaagagaggaagagaagatgGAACATACAACATATCAGAAATTATGTCCAAAGAG GAAATATTATCAGTggcaaaaaaaagtaaagtggAAAATCAG GATGAAAGCTCTACTGACAACCTGCATCCAGAAGACCTGCAGAAAAATGGAGACTCAAATAGTGTCATTAAGGACAGATTGTGTCAAGCTGTACGACACAGTGCCAAGCAATTTCTTGATCCAGTGCGAAAATTTAATGGGCAACCAGTGCCTTTCCAGCAGCCAAAGATTTTTACTGGTGGTGTAATGAGGTGGTACCAAGTGGAAGGCATGGAGTGGCTAAGG ATGCTTTGGGAAAATGGTATTAATGGCATTTTAGCTGatgaaatggggctggggaagaCAATTCAGTGTATTGCAACAATAGCACTGATGGTGGAGCGTGGGGTCCCTGGTCCATTCTTAGTATGTGGTCCTTTGTCTACTCTTCCAAATTGGATGTCTGAATTCAAGAGGTTTACTCCAGAG ATTCCTCTAATGCTCTATCATGGAGCTCAGCAGGAGCGTCGTAAACTGGTTCATAAAATTCACAGAAGACAAGGATCGCTGCAAATTTATCCTGTGGTCATTACTTCCTTTGAAATAGCAATGCGAGACAGAAATGCCCTGCAG AGCTGCTACTGGAAATACCTGATCGTAGATGAAGGTCACAGGATTAAAAATATGAACTGCCGCCTTATCAGAGAATTGAAACGATTTAATGCAGACAATAAGCTCCTGTTGACTGGCACTCCTCTGCAAAACAACTTGGCAGAGCTTTGGTCACTGCTTAACTTCCTGTTGCCAGATGTGTTTGATGATTTGAAAAG CTTTGAATCCTGGTTTGATATTACCAGCATTACAGAAACTGCTGAAGATATTATTGCTAAAGAAAGGGAGCAAAACATCCTGCATATGCTGCATCAG ATTCTGACGCCTTTCTTACTGAGAAGGCTGAAATCAGATGTTGCTCTTGAGGTTCCTCCTAAACGAGAAGTTGTGGTATATGCACCACTGGCAAAAAAGCAGGAAACTTTCTATACTGCCATTGTCAATCGCACCATTAGGAAGCTGCTTGGAAATAATGAG GAAGAAGTAGTTGAATTGAGCTCTACAGGCCGACCGAAACGCCGTAGTCGGAAAGTGGTTGATTATTGTGAAGAACATAATTGTTCACCTGATGACTTGGAAAAATTAATCAGCAAAATGCAAGAGGAAGTAGAACAAGAGAG GCCAGTGGTAGACATGAGCATTCCCATGGATTCTGAGGTGAACCTTAAACTGCAGAATATCATGATGTTATTGAGGAAATGTTGTAATCACCCCTATCTTATTGAGTATCCTTTGGATCCTGCGACACAACAATTCAAG GTTGATGAAGATCTAGTAAAGAATTCAGGCAAGTTTCTACTCTTGGACCGAATGCTTCCAGAACTTAAAAAGAGAGGACATAAG GTCTTGTTGTTTTCACAAATGACTATGATGCTTGACATTTTGATGGATTACTGTTACCTGAGAAACTTCAAATTCAGTCGATTGGATGGCTCTATGTCCTActcagagagagaagaaaat ATGCATCAATTTAATGTTGACCCTGAAGTCTTCCTGTTCTTAGTGAGTACAAGAGCTGGAGGCCTGGGCATTAACTTAACTGCGGCAGACACAGTTATCATATATGACAGTGACTGG AACCCCCAGTCAGACTTACAGGCCCAAGACAGGTGTCACAGAATTGGTCAGACAAAGCCAGTAGTTGTTTATCGTCTTGTGACAGCAAATACTATTGACCAGAAGATTGTGGAGAGAGCTGCTGCCAAGAGGAAGCTGGAGAAGCTGATTATCCATAAAA ATCAGTTTAAAGGTGGAAAATCTGGTCTAGCACAGTCAAAAAGCTGCCTGGACCCTCAGGAATTAATAGAATTACTGAAATCCAGAGACTATGAGAG GGAGATTAAAGGATCTAAAGAGAAAGTAATCAGTGATAAAGATCTAGAGTTACTTTTGGATAGAAGTGATCTTATTG ATTGCAGATGCCAACTGTTTAACTCCTGA
- the HELLS gene encoding lymphoid-specific helicase isoform X3: protein MPARNSGSGGEPLGTEMGEQAEATVITPAMLKEEEQLEAAGLEQERQMLEKARTSWDRESSEMRYKRLQHLLEKSNIYSKFLLTKMEQQQLEEQKRKEKLEKKREMMLKSAKGQNSVDGKEEKSGAKKKRGREDGTYNISEIMSKEEILSVAKKSKVENQDESSTDNLHPEDLQKNGDSNSVIKDRLCQAVRHSAKQFLDPVRKFNGQPVPFQQPKIFTGGVMRWYQVEGMEWLRMLWENGINGILADEMGLGKTIQCIATIALMVERGVPGPFLVCGPLSTLPNWMSEFKRFTPEIPLMLYHGAQQERRKLVHKIHRRQGSLQIYPVVITSFEIAMRDRNALQSCYWKYLIVDEGHRIKNMNCRLIRELKRFNADNKLLLTGTPLQNNLAELWSLLNFLLPDVFDDLKSFESWFDITSITETAEDIIAKEREQNILHMLHQILTPFLLRRLKSDVALEVPPKREVVVYAPLAKKQETFYTAIVNRTIRKLLGNNEVDEDLVKNSGKFLLLDRMLPELKKRGHKVLLFSQMTMMLDILMDYCYLRNFKFSRLDGSMSYSEREENMHQFNVDPEVFLFLVSTRAGGLGINLTAADTVIIYDSDWNPQSDLQAQDRCHRIGQTKPVVVYRLVTANTIDQKIVERAAAKRKLEKLIIHKNQFKGGKSGLAQSKSCLDPQELIELLKSRDYEREIKGSKEKVISDKDLELLLDRSDLIDQMKTSEKMKKEKMGVFKVLEESSESNAECVF from the exons ATGCCCGCCCGCAACTCGGGCAGCGGCGGCG AACCGCTGGGAACCGAGATGGGTGAACAGGCAGAGGCAACGGTGATCACGCCGGCCATGCTGaaggaagaggagcagctggaggcggcggggctggagcaggagcggCAGATGCTGGAGAAG GCTCGCACTTCTTGGGACAGGGAATCAAGTGAAATGCGCTATAAGAGGCTTCAACATCTGCTTGAGAAAAGCAACATCTATTCCAAATTCTTGTTAACCAAaatggaacagcagcagctagAG gaacagaagaggaaagagaagttagaaaaaaagagagagatgaTGTTAAAATCTGCCAAG GGTCAAAACTCAGTTGATGGCAAAGAGGAGAAATCTG GTGcaaaaaagaagagaggaagagaagatgGAACATACAACATATCAGAAATTATGTCCAAAGAG GAAATATTATCAGTggcaaaaaaaagtaaagtggAAAATCAG GATGAAAGCTCTACTGACAACCTGCATCCAGAAGACCTGCAGAAAAATGGAGACTCAAATAGTGTCATTAAGGACAGATTGTGTCAAGCTGTACGACACAGTGCCAAGCAATTTCTTGATCCAGTGCGAAAATTTAATGGGCAACCAGTGCCTTTCCAGCAGCCAAAGATTTTTACTGGTGGTGTAATGAGGTGGTACCAAGTGGAAGGCATGGAGTGGCTAAGG ATGCTTTGGGAAAATGGTATTAATGGCATTTTAGCTGatgaaatggggctggggaagaCAATTCAGTGTATTGCAACAATAGCACTGATGGTGGAGCGTGGGGTCCCTGGTCCATTCTTAGTATGTGGTCCTTTGTCTACTCTTCCAAATTGGATGTCTGAATTCAAGAGGTTTACTCCAGAG ATTCCTCTAATGCTCTATCATGGAGCTCAGCAGGAGCGTCGTAAACTGGTTCATAAAATTCACAGAAGACAAGGATCGCTGCAAATTTATCCTGTGGTCATTACTTCCTTTGAAATAGCAATGCGAGACAGAAATGCCCTGCAG AGCTGCTACTGGAAATACCTGATCGTAGATGAAGGTCACAGGATTAAAAATATGAACTGCCGCCTTATCAGAGAATTGAAACGATTTAATGCAGACAATAAGCTCCTGTTGACTGGCACTCCTCTGCAAAACAACTTGGCAGAGCTTTGGTCACTGCTTAACTTCCTGTTGCCAGATGTGTTTGATGATTTGAAAAG CTTTGAATCCTGGTTTGATATTACCAGCATTACAGAAACTGCTGAAGATATTATTGCTAAAGAAAGGGAGCAAAACATCCTGCATATGCTGCATCAG ATTCTGACGCCTTTCTTACTGAGAAGGCTGAAATCAGATGTTGCTCTTGAGGTTCCTCCTAAACGAGAAGTTGTGGTATATGCACCACTGGCAAAAAAGCAGGAAACTTTCTATACTGCCATTGTCAATCGCACCATTAGGAAGCTGCTTGGAAATAATGAG GTTGATGAAGATCTAGTAAAGAATTCAGGCAAGTTTCTACTCTTGGACCGAATGCTTCCAGAACTTAAAAAGAGAGGACATAAG GTCTTGTTGTTTTCACAAATGACTATGATGCTTGACATTTTGATGGATTACTGTTACCTGAGAAACTTCAAATTCAGTCGATTGGATGGCTCTATGTCCTActcagagagagaagaaaat ATGCATCAATTTAATGTTGACCCTGAAGTCTTCCTGTTCTTAGTGAGTACAAGAGCTGGAGGCCTGGGCATTAACTTAACTGCGGCAGACACAGTTATCATATATGACAGTGACTGG AACCCCCAGTCAGACTTACAGGCCCAAGACAGGTGTCACAGAATTGGTCAGACAAAGCCAGTAGTTGTTTATCGTCTTGTGACAGCAAATACTATTGACCAGAAGATTGTGGAGAGAGCTGCTGCCAAGAGGAAGCTGGAGAAGCTGATTATCCATAAAA ATCAGTTTAAAGGTGGAAAATCTGGTCTAGCACAGTCAAAAAGCTGCCTGGACCCTCAGGAATTAATAGAATTACTGAAATCCAGAGACTATGAGAG GGAGATTAAAGGATCTAAAGAGAAAGTAATCAGTGATAAAGATCTAGAGTTACTTTTGGATAGAAGTGATCTTATTG ATCAAATGAAGACctctgaaaaaatgaaaaaggaaaaaatgggtgTCTTCAAAGTCCTAGAAGAGTCATCAGAGTCCAATGCAGAATGTGTGTTTTAA
- the HELLS gene encoding lymphoid-specific helicase isoform X1: MPARNSGSGGEPLGTEMGEQAEATVITPAMLKEEEQLEAAGLEQERQMLEKARTSWDRESSEMRYKRLQHLLEKSNIYSKFLLTKMEQQQLEEQKRKEKLEKKREMMLKSAKGQNSVDGKEEKSGAKKKRGREDGTYNISEIMSKEEILSVAKKSKVENQDESSTDNLHPEDLQKNGDSNSVIKDRLCQAVRHSAKQFLDPVRKFNGQPVPFQQPKIFTGGVMRWYQVEGMEWLRMLWENGINGILADEMGLGKTIQCIATIALMVERGVPGPFLVCGPLSTLPNWMSEFKRFTPEIPLMLYHGAQQERRKLVHKIHRRQGSLQIYPVVITSFEIAMRDRNALQSCYWKYLIVDEGHRIKNMNCRLIRELKRFNADNKLLLTGTPLQNNLAELWSLLNFLLPDVFDDLKSFESWFDITSITETAEDIIAKEREQNILHMLHQILTPFLLRRLKSDVALEVPPKREVVVYAPLAKKQETFYTAIVNRTIRKLLGNNEEEVVELSSTGRPKRRSRKVVDYCEEHNCSPDDLEKLISKMQEEVEQERPVVDMSIPMDSEVNLKLQNIMMLLRKCCNHPYLIEYPLDPATQQFKVDEDLVKNSGKFLLLDRMLPELKKRGHKVLLFSQMTMMLDILMDYCYLRNFKFSRLDGSMSYSEREENMHQFNVDPEVFLFLVSTRAGGLGINLTAADTVIIYDSDWNPQSDLQAQDRCHRIGQTKPVVVYRLVTANTIDQKIVERAAAKRKLEKLIIHKNQFKGGKSGLAQSKSCLDPQELIELLKSRDYEREIKGSKEKVISDKDLELLLDRSDLIDQMKTSEKMKKEKMGVFKVLEESSESNAECVF; encoded by the exons ATGCCCGCCCGCAACTCGGGCAGCGGCGGCG AACCGCTGGGAACCGAGATGGGTGAACAGGCAGAGGCAACGGTGATCACGCCGGCCATGCTGaaggaagaggagcagctggaggcggcggggctggagcaggagcggCAGATGCTGGAGAAG GCTCGCACTTCTTGGGACAGGGAATCAAGTGAAATGCGCTATAAGAGGCTTCAACATCTGCTTGAGAAAAGCAACATCTATTCCAAATTCTTGTTAACCAAaatggaacagcagcagctagAG gaacagaagaggaaagagaagttagaaaaaaagagagagatgaTGTTAAAATCTGCCAAG GGTCAAAACTCAGTTGATGGCAAAGAGGAGAAATCTG GTGcaaaaaagaagagaggaagagaagatgGAACATACAACATATCAGAAATTATGTCCAAAGAG GAAATATTATCAGTggcaaaaaaaagtaaagtggAAAATCAG GATGAAAGCTCTACTGACAACCTGCATCCAGAAGACCTGCAGAAAAATGGAGACTCAAATAGTGTCATTAAGGACAGATTGTGTCAAGCTGTACGACACAGTGCCAAGCAATTTCTTGATCCAGTGCGAAAATTTAATGGGCAACCAGTGCCTTTCCAGCAGCCAAAGATTTTTACTGGTGGTGTAATGAGGTGGTACCAAGTGGAAGGCATGGAGTGGCTAAGG ATGCTTTGGGAAAATGGTATTAATGGCATTTTAGCTGatgaaatggggctggggaagaCAATTCAGTGTATTGCAACAATAGCACTGATGGTGGAGCGTGGGGTCCCTGGTCCATTCTTAGTATGTGGTCCTTTGTCTACTCTTCCAAATTGGATGTCTGAATTCAAGAGGTTTACTCCAGAG ATTCCTCTAATGCTCTATCATGGAGCTCAGCAGGAGCGTCGTAAACTGGTTCATAAAATTCACAGAAGACAAGGATCGCTGCAAATTTATCCTGTGGTCATTACTTCCTTTGAAATAGCAATGCGAGACAGAAATGCCCTGCAG AGCTGCTACTGGAAATACCTGATCGTAGATGAAGGTCACAGGATTAAAAATATGAACTGCCGCCTTATCAGAGAATTGAAACGATTTAATGCAGACAATAAGCTCCTGTTGACTGGCACTCCTCTGCAAAACAACTTGGCAGAGCTTTGGTCACTGCTTAACTTCCTGTTGCCAGATGTGTTTGATGATTTGAAAAG CTTTGAATCCTGGTTTGATATTACCAGCATTACAGAAACTGCTGAAGATATTATTGCTAAAGAAAGGGAGCAAAACATCCTGCATATGCTGCATCAG ATTCTGACGCCTTTCTTACTGAGAAGGCTGAAATCAGATGTTGCTCTTGAGGTTCCTCCTAAACGAGAAGTTGTGGTATATGCACCACTGGCAAAAAAGCAGGAAACTTTCTATACTGCCATTGTCAATCGCACCATTAGGAAGCTGCTTGGAAATAATGAG GAAGAAGTAGTTGAATTGAGCTCTACAGGCCGACCGAAACGCCGTAGTCGGAAAGTGGTTGATTATTGTGAAGAACATAATTGTTCACCTGATGACTTGGAAAAATTAATCAGCAAAATGCAAGAGGAAGTAGAACAAGAGAG GCCAGTGGTAGACATGAGCATTCCCATGGATTCTGAGGTGAACCTTAAACTGCAGAATATCATGATGTTATTGAGGAAATGTTGTAATCACCCCTATCTTATTGAGTATCCTTTGGATCCTGCGACACAACAATTCAAG GTTGATGAAGATCTAGTAAAGAATTCAGGCAAGTTTCTACTCTTGGACCGAATGCTTCCAGAACTTAAAAAGAGAGGACATAAG GTCTTGTTGTTTTCACAAATGACTATGATGCTTGACATTTTGATGGATTACTGTTACCTGAGAAACTTCAAATTCAGTCGATTGGATGGCTCTATGTCCTActcagagagagaagaaaat ATGCATCAATTTAATGTTGACCCTGAAGTCTTCCTGTTCTTAGTGAGTACAAGAGCTGGAGGCCTGGGCATTAACTTAACTGCGGCAGACACAGTTATCATATATGACAGTGACTGG AACCCCCAGTCAGACTTACAGGCCCAAGACAGGTGTCACAGAATTGGTCAGACAAAGCCAGTAGTTGTTTATCGTCTTGTGACAGCAAATACTATTGACCAGAAGATTGTGGAGAGAGCTGCTGCCAAGAGGAAGCTGGAGAAGCTGATTATCCATAAAA ATCAGTTTAAAGGTGGAAAATCTGGTCTAGCACAGTCAAAAAGCTGCCTGGACCCTCAGGAATTAATAGAATTACTGAAATCCAGAGACTATGAGAG GGAGATTAAAGGATCTAAAGAGAAAGTAATCAGTGATAAAGATCTAGAGTTACTTTTGGATAGAAGTGATCTTATTG ATCAAATGAAGACctctgaaaaaatgaaaaaggaaaaaatgggtgTCTTCAAAGTCCTAGAAGAGTCATCAGAGTCCAATGCAGAATGTGTGTTTTAA